From a single Bacillus gobiensis genomic region:
- the hisC gene encoding histidinol-phosphate transaminase: MQIKQQLTKLKPYQPGKPIEEVKKEFNLSKVTKLASNENPFGSSNHVKEALQKEAAFLALYPDGSCANLRKKLAAFLHVNEQSLIFGNGSDEVIQILSRSLLDKDSNTIMPAPSFPQYKHNAVIEGAEIREVQLLEDGSHNLKGMLDAIDEKTKIIWLCTPNNPTGTYIKEKEFREFLSKVPRHVLVVSDEAYYEYVDAEDYPETIPLLEEHSNLIILRTFSKAYGLSSLRVGYGIGRPELLRAVEPAREPFNVNRFAQAAAAAALEDQDFIKDIVSKCKEGLEQYYRFCSENNLDYYPSQANFILIDFNRDADELFQSLLEKGYIVRSGKALGFPTSLRITIGTREQNEEIIAILKELL, translated from the coding sequence TTGCAGATTAAACAACAGTTGACCAAGCTGAAGCCCTATCAGCCTGGAAAACCGATTGAAGAAGTAAAAAAAGAATTTAATTTAAGCAAAGTGACAAAGCTTGCGTCCAATGAGAATCCCTTCGGATCTTCAAATCATGTGAAGGAAGCCCTTCAAAAGGAAGCGGCTTTCTTAGCTCTTTATCCAGATGGTTCGTGTGCGAATCTTCGGAAGAAGCTTGCTGCCTTCTTACATGTGAATGAGCAGTCGCTAATCTTCGGAAATGGCTCTGATGAAGTCATTCAAATTCTCAGCAGATCTTTATTGGATAAAGATTCCAATACAATTATGCCTGCCCCTTCATTTCCGCAATATAAACACAATGCAGTCATTGAAGGTGCTGAAATTCGTGAAGTCCAGCTTCTTGAGGATGGATCCCATAACTTAAAAGGGATGCTTGATGCAATCGATGAAAAAACTAAAATCATCTGGTTATGTACACCAAACAATCCGACAGGGACATACATTAAGGAAAAAGAATTCAGAGAATTTTTGTCTAAAGTTCCACGGCATGTGCTGGTCGTTTCAGATGAAGCTTACTATGAGTATGTCGATGCAGAGGATTATCCGGAGACGATCCCTCTTTTAGAAGAACATTCGAATTTAATCATTCTAAGGACTTTTTCTAAAGCATATGGATTATCTTCGCTGCGTGTCGGTTATGGAATTGGCCGTCCGGAGCTTTTGAGAGCGGTAGAGCCTGCACGCGAGCCATTTAATGTAAATAGATTTGCTCAAGCAGCGGCAGCTGCAGCCTTGGAGGACCAAGATTTTATAAAAGACATTGTCTCCAAATGCAAGGAAGGGCTGGAGCAATATTATCGCTTTTGTTCAGAAAATAATCTTGATTATTACCCTTCCCAAGCCAATTTCATACTAATTGATTTTAACAGGGACGCGGATGAATTGTTTCAATCCTTGTTAGAAAAAGGCTATATTGTCCGGTCCGGAAAGGCTTTAGGCTTCCCGACTTCATTACGCATTACAATTGGTACAAGGGAACAAAACGAAGAAATCATTGCAATTTTAAAGGAATTACTCTAA
- a CDS encoding tetratricopeptide repeat protein has protein sequence MNTAIQEAIALVEEGQTEKGLKTLDRIEKNLHDEEKAVVAELYYNWGDIHKAAAMIADLHELYPFESNLTCFYAELLIELDKEEEAIALLEEIPASDEQYPESLLLLADLYQMQGLFEVSEQKLLNAAELLPDEPIIQFALGELYFTQGLYGKAQSYYKKASGKEHTIAGISLDSRIAESLSHLGEFEEALTFYNQIPKHLLEPDTLFGYGMTALKAGQTKTAVKHLTELKEMDPGYTSLYVPLASSFEEEGMFDEAIAAAKEGIKQDEFNKELYLFAAKLSLKLKNDADAELLLQEAVALDPGYVEAAHVLLSVYLQKEDYQAILDLVREVESYGETNPKFSWYLATAYKELEEYDSAAAKYKEASQHFESDRDFLYEYGQFLLEEGRQREALPLLKKVLHIDGVNQELEETILRIEEEEFLG, from the coding sequence GTGAATACAGCTATTCAAGAAGCGATTGCGTTGGTAGAGGAAGGGCAAACAGAAAAAGGCCTGAAAACATTGGACAGAATCGAGAAGAATCTCCATGATGAAGAAAAGGCTGTTGTTGCCGAGCTTTATTACAATTGGGGTGATATTCATAAAGCGGCTGCCATGATTGCAGATTTACATGAATTGTATCCTTTTGAAAGCAATCTGACGTGTTTTTACGCAGAGCTGTTAATTGAACTGGATAAAGAAGAAGAAGCCATAGCTCTTTTAGAAGAGATCCCAGCTTCAGATGAACAATATCCGGAAAGCCTTTTACTTTTGGCTGATTTGTATCAGATGCAAGGACTATTCGAAGTTAGTGAACAAAAACTTCTTAATGCCGCAGAGTTGCTTCCGGATGAACCGATCATACAGTTTGCGCTTGGCGAGCTTTATTTTACTCAAGGATTGTATGGTAAAGCGCAATCCTATTATAAAAAAGCATCCGGAAAGGAACATACAATCGCGGGTATTTCCCTTGACAGCAGAATTGCCGAATCACTCAGCCACTTAGGAGAATTTGAGGAAGCTCTTACGTTTTATAACCAAATACCAAAACATCTTCTGGAACCCGACACCCTCTTCGGTTACGGTATGACCGCACTTAAAGCTGGACAAACCAAAACGGCCGTCAAGCATTTAACTGAATTAAAAGAGATGGATCCCGGCTATACTTCGCTGTATGTCCCGCTGGCTTCAAGCTTTGAAGAAGAAGGCATGTTTGATGAAGCCATAGCCGCAGCAAAAGAGGGGATAAAGCAGGATGAATTCAACAAAGAACTATACCTTTTTGCGGCGAAGCTCTCTTTAAAGCTAAAAAATGACGCCGATGCCGAACTGCTTTTGCAGGAAGCTGTTGCACTGGATCCCGGTTATGTGGAGGCCGCTCATGTGTTGTTGTCCGTATACTTGCAAAAAGAGGACTACCAGGCAATACTTGACTTGGTTCGCGAGGTAGAAAGCTATGGGGAGACTAACCCGAAATTTTCATGGTATTTAGCAACTGCCTACAAAGAACTGGAAGAGTATGATTCAGCCGCGGCCAAATACAAGGAAGCCTCTCAACATTTTGAATCAGATCGAGACTTCCTTTACGAATATGGACAATTTCTGCTTGAGGAAGGAAGGCAGCGAGAAGCTCTTCCTCTGTTGAAAAAAGTGCTTCACATTGATGGGGTAAATCAGGAATTGGAAGAAACCATTTTGCGAATTGAAGAGGAAGAATTTTTGGGTTAA
- a CDS encoding YitT family protein — MLAELKLKNVCFILIGAAIFAFGLVHFNMQNNLAEGGFTGITLLLYFLFDFDPSISNLLLNIPLFFIGWKLLGRTVFIYTIIGTFGLSLFLWFFQQYQFHIPLQGDLALAALFSGVFIGSGLGMIFRYGGTTGGVDIIVRLLNKYYGVSMGKAMFIFDACVITVSLLSYLSYKEAMYTLVAVFVGTRVIDFMQEGAYAAKGATIISEKNEEIRAKIMKEMERGVTILKGSGAYTQSERDVLYCVVPKNEIVRLKSVIMMIDPHAFVAVSDVHDVMGEGFTLDGDKNPINR, encoded by the coding sequence GTGCTGGCAGAATTAAAGCTGAAAAACGTTTGCTTTATTTTGATTGGAGCCGCGATTTTTGCATTCGGGCTTGTTCATTTTAATATGCAAAACAATCTGGCAGAAGGCGGATTTACCGGAATCACTCTCTTGCTCTATTTTTTATTTGATTTCGATCCGTCAATATCCAATCTCCTATTGAATATACCACTTTTTTTTATCGGCTGGAAGCTGTTAGGTCGTACTGTGTTTATCTATACAATTATCGGGACATTCGGACTCTCCCTATTTTTATGGTTTTTCCAGCAGTATCAGTTTCATATTCCCCTCCAAGGCGACCTGGCTCTTGCCGCCTTATTTTCCGGGGTGTTTATCGGGTCCGGCCTCGGAATGATTTTCAGATATGGCGGAACGACCGGTGGAGTAGATATCATCGTCCGGCTCCTTAATAAATATTACGGCGTAAGCATGGGAAAAGCGATGTTTATATTTGATGCATGCGTCATAACAGTTTCACTTTTGTCCTATCTTTCATATAAAGAAGCAATGTACACGCTGGTTGCAGTATTTGTTGGAACACGAGTGATTGATTTCATGCAGGAAGGCGCATATGCTGCAAAAGGCGCAACCATTATTTCTGAAAAAAACGAGGAAATCCGCGCAAAGATTATGAAGGAAATGGAACGGGGTGTTACGATCTTAAAAGGATCGGGAGCTTATACGCAATCAGAAAGAGATGTCTTATATTGTGTCGTTCCTAAAAATGAAATTGTCCGCTTAAAAAGTGTAATTATGATGATTGACCCGCATGCTTTTGTAGCCGTTAGCGATGTCCATGACGTGATGGGAGAAGGCTTTACGTTGGATGGTGACAAAAATCCGATCAACCGTTAA
- a CDS encoding DUF1405 domain-containing protein encodes MKDIQYIFGTKPILLFLLVVNFIGTLYGYYWYGSQLSETPARFIVFVPDSPTASLFFLIVLIGFLFKHHWSLFEALAIVTLMKYGIWAVIMNLLVLLTTGDLHWTGYMLIVSHFAMAVQGVLYAPYYRFKLWHLVIAAIWTLHNDFIDYVFGMMPNYSVLTDYMPQIGYFTFWLSVVCLITAYALVLSPKSSKLQLP; translated from the coding sequence GTGAAAGATATTCAATACATATTTGGTACGAAACCAATTCTGTTGTTTCTCCTCGTCGTGAATTTTATCGGAACGTTATACGGCTATTACTGGTACGGGTCACAGCTCTCAGAAACCCCAGCCCGTTTTATCGTCTTTGTACCCGATAGTCCGACGGCCAGTTTGTTCTTTTTAATTGTTCTAATTGGTTTTTTGTTCAAGCACCATTGGTCTCTTTTCGAAGCGCTTGCGATCGTTACGTTGATGAAGTATGGGATATGGGCGGTAATCATGAATCTGCTGGTTCTCTTGACAACAGGAGATCTTCATTGGACGGGATACATGCTTATCGTTTCCCATTTTGCCATGGCTGTACAAGGAGTTCTTTATGCTCCTTATTACCGATTTAAGCTTTGGCATCTAGTGATCGCAGCGATATGGACGCTTCATAATGACTTCATCGATTATGTGTTCGGAATGATGCCCAATTATTCAGTGCTGACGGATTATATGCCGCAAATCGGCTATTTTACGTTTTGGCTGAGTGTCGTCTGTCTAATTACAGCTTATGCACTCGTGTTATCTCCTAAATCTTCGAAGCTTCAGCTGCCATAA
- the ypjB gene encoding sporulation protein YpjB — protein sequence MDRWLICGVLSFILIFQAFSMEAKAEEVTWTELNDLSDTVFQLTRQDRYEEAVRVLGFFEKQFQVLEEKGEVPSDQARQINVNYRLAIDALSNEEIPTADKARAATQFRLLLDSVYSRYEPLWLSFEETVFHSLEKMKSEIEKGEDTRFRKTWNEFLSLYGTIYPSMNVSVSAAAIKEVDKHIEAIELSEFTEMTMSTQLEQMTVLEEDLIDVFENKKDDSDPSLFWVMLTTGSTIILSLIYVGFRKYRAETNRKKEKVKKPEK from the coding sequence ATGGACAGATGGCTGATTTGCGGAGTATTATCTTTCATATTAATTTTTCAAGCCTTCTCGATGGAAGCGAAAGCGGAAGAAGTAACATGGACAGAGTTAAATGATTTATCAGATACAGTTTTTCAATTAACAAGGCAGGATCGTTACGAAGAAGCTGTAAGAGTGCTCGGCTTCTTTGAAAAGCAATTTCAAGTTTTAGAAGAAAAAGGAGAGGTTCCGTCTGATCAGGCGCGGCAGATAAATGTGAATTACCGATTGGCAATTGATGCTTTATCAAATGAAGAAATTCCGACTGCTGACAAGGCGAGGGCGGCAACACAATTCAGACTGCTCCTTGATTCAGTTTATTCACGATACGAGCCGCTTTGGCTTTCATTTGAGGAGACTGTTTTTCATTCATTAGAAAAGATGAAGTCAGAAATAGAAAAAGGAGAGGATACCCGATTCCGCAAGACATGGAATGAATTTCTTTCTTTATACGGAACGATCTATCCGAGCATGAACGTTTCCGTTTCCGCTGCTGCCATAAAAGAGGTGGATAAACATATCGAAGCCATTGAACTGAGCGAGTTTACCGAGATGACAATGAGTACACAATTAGAACAAATGACAGTCCTGGAAGAGGATTTGATCGATGTATTTGAAAATAAAAAAGACGATTCGGATCCTTCGCTGTTTTGGGTGATGCTGACAACAGGCAGCACAATTATCTTGTCGTTAATCTATGTAGGATTTCGTAAGTACAGAGCAGAAACCAATAGAAAAAAAGAAAAGGTTAAAAAACCGGAAAAATAA
- a CDS encoding QcrA and Rieske domain-containing protein, translating to MSEKRHQVSRRQFLNYTLTGVGGFMAAGMLMPMVRFALDPVLRPTENQEMVQVVSVDELTEEPQRFDFKINQVDAWYESEESRSAWVYKNGDKVTALSPICKHLGCTVNWNSDPKNKNMFFCPCHYGLYEKDGTNVPGTPPLGPLDHYEHEIRDGFLYLGKAKPKGAG from the coding sequence ATGAGCGAAAAAAGACATCAGGTATCTAGGCGCCAGTTTTTGAATTATACGCTTACAGGCGTAGGGGGATTTATGGCTGCAGGGATGCTTATGCCTATGGTTCGTTTCGCGCTCGATCCAGTATTGCGGCCGACGGAAAATCAAGAGATGGTGCAAGTGGTCAGCGTCGATGAATTAACCGAGGAGCCTCAGCGCTTTGACTTTAAAATCAATCAGGTAGACGCTTGGTATGAATCAGAGGAGTCACGGTCAGCTTGGGTGTACAAAAACGGCGATAAAGTGACAGCGCTATCACCAATTTGTAAACATTTGGGATGTACCGTGAACTGGAACAGCGATCCCAAAAATAAAAACATGTTTTTCTGCCCGTGCCATTACGGACTATACGAAAAGGATGGAACAAATGTACCCGGAACTCCGCCGCTTGGACCTTTGGACCATTACGAACATGAAATCAGGGATGGGTTTCTTTATCTCGGGAAAGCAAAGCCGAAGGGGGCGGGGTAA
- a CDS encoding prephenate dehydrogenase yields MNHSNETIFMVGLGLIGGSIALAIKNEFPEICIAGYDISEEQSVAAKKLGVIDRISSSIEEGINEASIIFLSTPVEQTVKLLDCIAKSERKEPLLVTDVGSTKKRVADYAEQVLPENFEFIGGHPMAGSHKSGVTAAKKLLFENAFYILTPSKSAKLSSLAKLKELLRGTHANFLEMSPEDHDEVTSVISHFPHIVAASLVHQASRFENGFPIVKRLAAGGFRDITRIASSSPAMWRDILLHNKDKMISRFDEWQKEMDNIRSYVENEDAENLYAYFQMAKNYRDGLPIKQKGAIPAFYDLYVDVPDSPGVISEITAILAAERISITNIRIIETREEINGVLRISFQSDADRKQAEKCIRIRAEYDTFYAD; encoded by the coding sequence ATGAATCATTCTAACGAAACCATTTTTATGGTAGGACTAGGTCTTATCGGGGGTTCCATAGCACTTGCGATCAAGAATGAATTTCCGGAAATTTGTATTGCCGGCTATGATATCTCTGAGGAACAATCCGTTGCTGCTAAAAAATTAGGTGTTATTGACCGTATTTCCTCTTCCATTGAAGAAGGCATAAACGAAGCCTCGATCATTTTCCTTTCAACGCCGGTGGAACAAACCGTGAAATTGCTTGACTGTATTGCAAAGTCGGAACGAAAGGAACCTCTTCTCGTTACTGATGTAGGCAGCACAAAAAAACGAGTGGCTGATTATGCAGAACAGGTGCTTCCGGAGAACTTCGAATTTATTGGCGGACATCCGATGGCTGGTTCGCATAAATCAGGAGTCACTGCGGCAAAGAAGCTTTTGTTTGAAAATGCATTTTACATACTCACGCCATCAAAATCAGCAAAGTTGTCTTCGCTTGCTAAATTAAAGGAACTGCTGAGAGGAACTCACGCGAACTTTTTGGAAATGAGTCCTGAAGACCACGATGAAGTTACGAGCGTCATCAGCCATTTTCCCCACATTGTTGCTGCGAGCTTAGTCCATCAAGCTTCACGATTTGAAAATGGATTTCCGATTGTGAAGCGACTTGCAGCTGGGGGGTTTCGCGATATTACGAGAATAGCTTCCAGCAGTCCGGCGATGTGGCGGGATATTTTGCTGCATAATAAGGATAAAATGATCAGCCGTTTTGATGAATGGCAAAAAGAGATGGATAACATCCGTTCGTATGTTGAGAATGAAGATGCCGAGAACTTGTATGCCTATTTTCAGATGGCGAAAAATTACCGGGATGGCTTGCCGATCAAGCAAAAAGGCGCAATACCTGCGTTTTATGACCTTTATGTTGATGTCCCTGATTCACCGGGAGTGATTTCAGAAATTACGGCAATTTTAGCTGCAGAACGAATAAGCATCACAAACATTCGCATTATCGAAACGCGTGAAGAGATAAACGGAGTGCTTCGAATCAGCTTTCAATCGGATGCTGATCGGAAGCAAGCGGAAAAGTGCATTCGAATCCGCGCAGAATATGATACATTTTACGCTGACTGA
- a CDS encoding menaquinol-cytochrome c reductase cytochrome b/c subunit — MQRGKGMKFVGDSRIPAERKANIPKDYSEYPGKTEAFWPNFLLKEWMVGAVFLVGFLVLTIVHAPPLERMADPTDTGYIPLPDWYFLFLYQLLKYQYASGPYTVIGAIVMPGIAFTALLLAPFLDRGIARRPHKRPIATGMMLLAVFATVALTYESVVTHDWEAAEQQGKITEEADIDTESEGYKIFQEQGCISCHGDTLQGGGAGPSLVETGLSPEEVAKIAKDGKGNMPPGIFKGSDEELEKLSKFISETTTK; from the coding sequence ATGCAAAGGGGCAAAGGGATGAAATTTGTCGGCGATTCACGAATTCCTGCAGAAAGAAAGGCGAATATACCGAAGGATTATTCAGAATACCCGGGAAAGACAGAGGCGTTTTGGCCCAATTTTTTATTGAAGGAATGGATGGTCGGCGCGGTTTTCTTAGTTGGCTTTCTTGTACTCACCATTGTTCACGCACCGCCGTTGGAGCGAATGGCAGACCCGACGGATACAGGATATATTCCGCTCCCTGACTGGTACTTTTTATTTTTATACCAACTATTAAAATATCAATATGCATCGGGACCATATACGGTAATTGGAGCGATTGTCATGCCGGGGATTGCATTTACGGCGCTTCTCTTGGCTCCTTTTTTAGACAGGGGAATAGCAAGAAGGCCCCATAAACGTCCGATTGCGACTGGAATGATGCTCCTGGCAGTTTTTGCGACTGTTGCTTTAACCTATGAATCGGTTGTTACCCATGATTGGGAAGCAGCAGAGCAGCAAGGAAAAATAACAGAGGAAGCAGATATCGACACGGAATCTGAGGGATATAAAATTTTTCAGGAGCAAGGCTGTATTTCTTGCCATGGGGATACGTTGCAGGGGGGAGGAGCAGGTCCTTCACTTGTAGAAACCGGATTATCTCCGGAAGAGGTGGCAAAAATAGCGAAAGACGGAAAAGGCAATATGCCTCCGGGTATCTTCAAAGGGTCGGATGAAGAGCTCGAAAAGCTCTCGAAATTCATCTCAGAAACGACAACCAAATAG
- the aroA gene encoding 3-phosphoshikimate 1-carboxyvinyltransferase: protein MKISKVDQLSGEIQIPGDKSISHRSVMFGALAEGKTTIRNFLEGADCLSTISCFKKMGVSIERDGEIVTVYGQGIDQLQEPVEVLDTGNSGTTTRLILGILAGRGFHSTVTGDESIAKRPMKRVTVPLREMGASIDGRNGGDFTPISVRGGQLKAIQYTSPVASAQVKSAILLAGLQASGTTSVTEPHKSRDHTERMLTMFGAEVETNGMAVSVQGGQKLKGTDVFVPGDISSAAFFLVAGAIVPNSRIVLKNVGLNPTRTGIIDALKKMNVELTIIENQSDSPEPFGDLIIETSSLKAAEISGDLIPRLIDEIPILALLATQAEGTTIIKDAAELKVKETNRIDTVVSELKKLGASIEPTEDGMIIHGKTTLKGGANVSSHGDHRIGMMLGIAGLICEEAINIENTDAIEVSYPNFFSHIDTLTGKA, encoded by the coding sequence ATGAAAATAAGTAAAGTTGATCAATTATCAGGAGAAATTCAAATTCCCGGAGATAAGTCCATCTCCCACCGGTCAGTCATGTTTGGTGCATTGGCAGAAGGAAAAACGACCATTCGCAATTTTTTAGAAGGGGCTGACTGTTTGAGCACGATCAGCTGTTTCAAAAAAATGGGCGTTTCTATTGAACGTGATGGAGAAATCGTGACTGTGTACGGACAAGGAATCGATCAATTACAGGAACCTGTTGAGGTGCTTGATACCGGGAATTCAGGAACAACGACGAGACTCATCCTTGGTATACTGGCTGGAAGAGGGTTTCACAGCACTGTAACTGGTGATGAAAGCATTGCAAAACGGCCGATGAAGCGTGTAACCGTTCCGCTAAGAGAAATGGGCGCCTCGATTGACGGCAGAAATGGCGGTGATTTTACACCGATTTCTGTAAGAGGCGGCCAGCTAAAAGCGATCCAATATACGTCGCCGGTAGCCAGTGCGCAGGTAAAATCGGCGATTTTGCTTGCTGGTTTACAGGCTAGCGGAACAACTTCAGTTACAGAACCGCATAAATCCAGAGATCATACTGAACGTATGCTTACTATGTTCGGGGCTGAAGTCGAAACCAACGGTATGGCTGTTTCCGTTCAAGGCGGGCAGAAGCTGAAAGGGACTGATGTCTTTGTACCAGGAGATATTTCTTCCGCTGCGTTTTTTCTTGTGGCCGGAGCTATCGTACCTAACAGCCGAATCGTTCTGAAAAACGTTGGATTAAATCCTACTCGAACCGGTATAATCGATGCTTTAAAGAAAATGAACGTCGAGCTTACAATCATCGAGAATCAATCGGACAGCCCTGAGCCTTTTGGTGATCTTATCATTGAAACGTCTTCACTAAAAGCTGCCGAGATTTCCGGTGACTTAATTCCGCGCTTGATCGATGAAATTCCGATTTTGGCCCTGTTGGCAACTCAAGCAGAAGGTACGACAATCATTAAGGATGCTGCCGAATTAAAGGTGAAGGAAACGAACCGGATCGATACGGTAGTCTCTGAGCTGAAAAAGCTGGGGGCAAGCATTGAACCTACTGAGGACGGAATGATTATCCACGGAAAAACAACCTTAAAGGGCGGAGCAAATGTTTCCAGCCACGGGGATCATCGAATTGGCATGATGCTCGGAATCGCAGGTTTAATTTGCGAGGAAGCCATCAATATTGAGAACACCGATGCAATTGAAGTATCTTACCCGAATTTCTTCAGCCACATCGATACATTAACGGGTAAAGCCTGA
- a CDS encoding DUF2487 family protein: MKWRAKDAELYLHSKEYIDTAIIPIVSVQLDSNWKSIVTKGEYTSLITEELERQLKGRVFLFPSSTYVEKEFSLPFIRKLGDSVNREFRHVVFITTEEEWKDALEEFQVITIPHVPLEDLSTALKQKMVQDQIEKILNILLQYWNGS; encoded by the coding sequence ATGAAATGGAGAGCAAAAGATGCCGAGCTATACCTTCACTCAAAGGAGTATATAGATACGGCTATTATCCCAATCGTTTCTGTACAACTAGATTCAAACTGGAAATCAATTGTCACTAAAGGAGAGTATACGTCGCTGATCACAGAGGAGCTTGAAAGGCAGTTAAAAGGACGGGTATTCTTATTCCCTTCGTCAACTTATGTGGAAAAAGAATTTTCGCTGCCATTTATAAGAAAGCTTGGTGATTCAGTCAATCGCGAGTTTCGGCATGTCGTATTTATCACCACTGAGGAAGAATGGAAGGATGCATTGGAAGAGTTTCAAGTAATCACCATTCCGCATGTCCCTCTTGAAGACTTGAGCACAGCCTTGAAACAAAAAATGGTTCAAGACCAAATAGAGAAAATTTTGAACATTTTGTTACAATATTGGAACGGCTCATAA
- the qcrB gene encoding menaquinol-cytochrome c reductase cytochrome b subunit — protein MLNKIYDWVDERLDITPLWRDLADHEVPEHVNPAHHFSAFVYCFGGLTFFVTVIQVLSGMFLTMYYVPDIQNAWKSVYYLQNEVAFGQIVRGMHHWGASLVIVMMFLHTLRVFFQGAYKKPRELNWIVGVLIFFVMLGLGFTGYLLPWDMKALFATKVGLQIAEATPLIGTHIKVLLAGHSEIVGAQTLTRFFAIHVFFLPAALFGLMAAHFIMIRKQGISGPL, from the coding sequence ATGCTTAACAAAATTTATGACTGGGTTGATGAACGGCTGGATATCACTCCGTTATGGAGGGACCTTGCAGATCATGAAGTGCCTGAACACGTGAATCCGGCTCATCATTTTTCGGCATTTGTGTACTGCTTTGGCGGGCTGACCTTTTTTGTAACCGTTATCCAAGTTTTATCGGGCATGTTTTTGACCATGTATTATGTACCCGATATTCAAAATGCCTGGAAATCTGTTTATTATTTGCAAAATGAAGTAGCATTCGGCCAAATAGTGAGAGGAATGCATCATTGGGGAGCTAGTCTTGTCATTGTGATGATGTTTTTACATACGCTGAGAGTATTTTTCCAGGGAGCGTATAAGAAGCCAAGAGAATTAAATTGGATTGTCGGTGTGCTGATTTTTTTCGTCATGCTTGGACTTGGGTTTACCGGCTATTTGCTGCCTTGGGATATGAAAGCGCTTTTCGCGACGAAGGTAGGCTTGCAGATCGCTGAAGCAACTCCGTTGATTGGGACGCATATTAAGGTTCTTCTAGCGGGGCATTCAGAGATCGTCGGTGCCCAAACACTTACCCGTTTTTTTGCGATCCATGTCTTCTTCCTTCCTGCTGCATTATTTGGATTAATGGCTGCGCATTTTATCATGATTCGAAAACAAGGGATTTCTGGTCCATTGTAA
- a CDS encoding ReoY family proteolytic degradation factor: protein MHTPVSVNEKKDFIRWFLNHYQLKRRECVWILNYLMSHDSLMEKVHFVENAEYCPRGIIMSTHCVEEAPFRFYKQNVMTTDAEKSFHDIRLNKNQSLFIQLNFRSSYHSPEYAAVLESNPHLPKEMNENEKDRTIAEDLLQHAIASFQKEKLLHEIDLALDRKDKKAFVELTEKLQKLK, encoded by the coding sequence ATGCACACCCCTGTTTCTGTCAATGAAAAAAAAGATTTTATTCGGTGGTTTCTAAATCATTACCAATTGAAAAGAAGAGAGTGTGTATGGATTCTAAATTATTTAATGAGTCATGATTCATTAATGGAAAAGGTGCATTTTGTGGAAAATGCAGAATATTGCCCTCGCGGCATCATCATGTCAACTCATTGCGTAGAGGAAGCTCCTTTTCGATTTTACAAACAAAACGTAATGACTACCGACGCAGAAAAATCTTTTCACGATATTCGCCTTAACAAAAATCAAAGTTTATTTATTCAGCTCAATTTCCGTTCGTCCTATCATTCGCCAGAGTATGCGGCTGTGTTGGAATCTAACCCGCACCTGCCGAAGGAAATGAATGAAAACGAGAAGGATCGGACGATTGCCGAAGATCTTCTCCAACACGCCATAGCCTCCTTTCAAAAAGAGAAGCTTTTGCATGAAATTGATCTCGCGCTGGATAGAAAAGACAAAAAAGCGTTTGTTGAACTCACAGAAAAGCTGCAAAAGTTAAAATGA